In the genome of Caldalkalibacillus uzonensis, the window TTTGCCCGTGCCGATACACAGCAGGCAATCGTGGGGCACAGCGTCTTCCGCCCGGGTATAGTGCACATCATTGGTGACCACTAAGGGGATATTCAGTTCCTCGGCTAGACGAATGAGCCGGGGATTCACCTTTTTTTCTTCCGCTATCCCGTGATCCTGCAGCTCAATAAAGTAATTGTTTGCTCCGAAGATGTCCAAATGCTCCTCAGCGATCGCTCTCGCCCTCTGCCAGTCATCAGCCAAGAGCGCCTGCGCCAATTCACCACCCAAACAACCGCTGAGACAAATCAATCCCCGGTGATGTTCCCTGAGCCACTCTTTTGTCACCCGCGGTTTATAGTAGAAGCCGTCCAGATGGGCTTTGGTGGTCAACTTCATCAAATTCTGATAACCTTCGTATGTTTCAGCAAGAAGCACCAGGTGATAGAGGTGCTGTTCCCCTTTTTTCACCTTCTCCTCCAAAGGCTTATTAGTCACATAAGCTTCCACACCGATAATCGGCTTGATGCCTTCAGCCCGGCAAGCCTGATAAAACGGAATGGTGCCGTACATCACCCCGTGATCAGTCAGGGCCACAGCCTTCATCCCCAGGCGCTTTGTTTCTTGAACCAACTCAGTAATGCGGCTGGCCCCGTCCAGCAGACTGTATTCACTATGTACATGCAGATGAACAAAATCCGTTTGTTGCATCTTCCATCCCCTCTCAGCCACGACACTGCTTGACACTTTCTATTCCGAGCCAAAATCTGGTATAATACATGAATACACGCCATACACTCCAAACATAACGTAACTCTAAAGGAATTAACTATCTTAATCATATCAAAAAAGGGTTGGAGTCACTATGACAAAACAGCGTCTTTTAATTGCCGTTGATCTGGACGGCACACTCTTGACTGACAAAAAAGACATTTCACCCAAAACCAAACAAGCCCTGCAACAAGCCACCAGTCAGGGCCATTATGTGGTTATCTCAACCGGTCGTCCGTTTAGGTCCAGCAAAAACTATTATGACCAATTGAACCTGAACACACCCATTGTCAATTTTAACGGGGCCCTTGTTCACCATCCGCAGAAGCCTGAGTGGGGATTCTTTCACACGCCTCTTGATCTTGATGTGGCCCAAAACGTGGTTAGTACCGCAGAAAAATTTAGAGTCAAAAATATTATGATTGAAGTGATGGACGAAGTCTATCTGAAGAAGCACGATAAGTTGATCATGCAAACCTTCTTTGATCCTCCCGTTAACGTCAACACCATGCCCCAGGTGATCCATACCAAGCCCACCTCCGTGCTGATACACCCGTACGAACACCATGTTGACCGGTTGCGCCAGTATTTAAGCGAGTACCATGCCGAGGTGGTGGACCATCGCAAATGGGCGGCGCCATGGCATGTGATTGAAGTGATCAAGGCTGGCATCAATAAGGCGGTTGGATTGGAAAAAGTGTGCCGCTCCCTGAACATCCCCCGCGAAAACATCATTGCTTTCGGCGATGAAGACAACGATGTGGAAATGCTTCAATTTGCCGGCTGCGGCGTGGCCATGGGCAACGCCATCAAACCGCTTAAAGAGGTGGCAGATTGGGTTACGCTGGACAATGAGCAGGACGGCATTGCCCATTTCCTGGCCAAACATGTCCTAGTCTAATCTGTAGGCCAAATACGGCCCTTCCCGCATTCCCATGCCTGTCATATCTTCCTTTTTCCGTCCATACATATGAGATAAGGCACAGTGTGCATGGAGCACGGCACAAAAGGGACGGAAAGAGGGAGTGAGACGAGTGGACGCAGAAATGAGAAGCTTGGTCTCCATGATGATTATTGACTATTTCGTGGCCTTTGGCGTCTTGCTGGGCGGATGTCTGATCGGCGGGCTGGGTGCTTTCCTCGTAGGTGAACCCCCTATGACCTGGGTGCAAAATCACGTGGATAAGTTGAAAATCTGGGCCCTTGTCGCTGCCATCGGGGGCACCTTTGATACCATCACCGCTATTGAAAAAGGATTTTTCAATGAATACTATGGTGAGATGGTTAAACATCTCCTCTATATCGGCAGTGCCTTTTTCGGGGCCCACACGGCCAGCCTGCTTATTCACTGGATGATTGGAGATATCCAATGAAGCCTCCCCATCCAGCCCAAACACGCAACTGGGGCCGTTTGCTCGTCTCCTTTATCCTAGGCATGCTGCTAGGAGCCCTTATTTTTCACTATCTTCACGCCCACACCTTGGACAAAATCCTGTTTGAAAACCGCCGCCTGGTACTGGAAATTACGGATTTGCGGGACGAAGTGGACTATTTGGAGAAGAAAGCAGAAGATCTCAACAAACTCAATCAGGAAGAAATTACGGTTAAAAAAGTGGAGATCGTGATTGTCAACGAGGAGGAGATCGATGGATTTACGGCTACTGATATTATTGAGCGCTTAAGAGAAGAGTTAAAGTATCTGGTCAAAGAAGACTACTCCGTACAGTCCGTGGCCGAAACAGCGGAGACCCATGCCAGGCTGATTGATGGTAAAACGATCAAATTTGAGAACAATGACGAATATGAAGTGAAACTCCACTCTATGATCATTCATACGACCATCACTATTAAGATTCACGTGCATAAAATAAGTTAGTGCTTTCATGAGAGTGAACAGGCATGAACGCGACCAATATGCATAAATATGAACATTGTGTAGCTTTTTATCCAAACGCCTCGCTTTGCACACTTTTTTTAGTGTACAATATTAATGAAATGAAAAGAAAGGAGGGGAAATGTGTTGGTTATAAATCGCAAACATCTGGCAAAAGCAAAGCTTGAACAACTCAAAAACGGTTACTCTGCTTTTGCCGACTCCTCAGAGGTGGCCGGCCATCTGGAGCGGGAGATTAAGAAACATAACCTTCGCGTCCATATAGACCGTACGCCTCTAGGATCATGGTTTATACCAATCAAAGACGATGAATAAGGTAGCGATGAACATGGCTCCATCTCGCGTCGGTTATGAAGCCCAAGGCGAGGGAGGCGCTCAACCTCCGTAAAAAGACCGGTCTTACTGCCACAGTCAGAAAAGGCCGGTCTTTTTGCCTACACTTTTCACTTGTAAAAATTAGTTATCT includes:
- a CDS encoding Cof-type HAD-IIB family hydrolase: MTKQRLLIAVDLDGTLLTDKKDISPKTKQALQQATSQGHYVVISTGRPFRSSKNYYDQLNLNTPIVNFNGALVHHPQKPEWGFFHTPLDLDVAQNVVSTAEKFRVKNIMIEVMDEVYLKKHDKLIMQTFFDPPVNVNTMPQVIHTKPTSVLIHPYEHHVDRLRQYLSEYHAEVVDHRKWAAPWHVIEVIKAGINKAVGLEKVCRSLNIPRENIIAFGDEDNDVEMLQFAGCGVAMGNAIKPLKEVADWVTLDNEQDGIAHFLAKHVLV
- a CDS encoding YtrH family sporulation protein, with the protein product MRSLVSMMIIDYFVAFGVLLGGCLIGGLGAFLVGEPPMTWVQNHVDKLKIWALVAAIGGTFDTITAIEKGFFNEYYGEMVKHLLYIGSAFFGAHTASLLIHWMIGDIQ